From the genome of Sulfurimonas paralvinellae:
CGTTCGCACTGCGTCGTGCTGTAAACGGTATTATTCGCATTGTCAATGAGTATGGATTTAGATTTGACATTGTCAGGGACATGAAAGAGCTTGCAAAAAATTATGAGGGTTCAATAGATCTTGAAAAGCTGGAGAATTTTATCATTGAGCGAATCAAACGCTACTACAAGGTGAATCCATCTATCATCGAAGCGGTACTTTCTTCAGGCGAGCGTGAACTGTTGGCTCTTGGACAAAAGATAGAAGCACTTGATAATCTAGTGAATTCAGAAGGTTTTGATGAAGTAAGCTCTACCTTTAAACGTGTTGCAAACATTACGAAAGATATTAACCTCACGCAAGCATTAACAGTGGATGAGAATCTGCTTGAAGAGGATGCTGAAAAAGCACTTTATAAGCGTTATATGGAAGTCTCTTCTAAAACGTACGATTCGTACGAGGAAGAACTCGATGCTCTTCTTGGACTCAAACCAGAGCTTGATGCTTTCTTTGATAATGTCATGGTAAATGCAGAAGATGAGGCATTGAAAAACAACAGAAAGATGCTTGTTGCTTCCATTTACAAAAGTATTCTTACTATTGCAGATATTAAAGAGGTAAGTATATAGTTCTTATAATTACTGCAGGCTTTTAATAGTACGTAGCTGCCTTTGTATCTTTTTGTGGTAGATGAGTGAAGTGTTATTTGTTTTATCTATCTTCAAAGCTTTTTCAAAACACTGTTTTGCCTGATCGAGATTTTTGCTGTTATAGTATCTTTTTCCTTCATTCACCAGTCTGTTTACCGCTTCTTTTGCTCTTTTATTCGCTTTTGCTATGATCTGCTTCGCCTGCCTGTTTTGTGATTCCAACTGTAAGACTTTTTTAGCATAGTCAATGGATTCCAAATAGTTGTTTTGCTTGAGAGCTTTTTGTGCCATGGCTAAATTGTGTTTTTTACTTTGTTTGAAAGCTATGCGTTGCATGTATTTTTCTGCTGTAACATCATCAGGGTAAATAGATAAAATCTCGAGAAATTTTTGTTTTGCTTGTTTAAGATTGCCTTTTTTGTAAATAGCAATGGCATTTTTAAGTAAGATCTCTTTTTGTTCCCTTAAGAGTTCTCTCGCTTTTTGCAGGCTTGTATTTTTATAGTCATACTTTGCAAGATTGTTTAGACTGTTCTTTATAGCCTTTAACTCTTGATAGCTTCCTTTGTTGTTTATAAGCTTTGTTTCCAAAGAATTTTCAAGTGAATGAATATATATGCGCATGGCTCTGTCATTTCTGAGTTTGCTGTAGAGTTCTTGCGTGTTTTTATACTCAGGATTGTTCATCATGACACTGTTGAGTTCGATGAGAGCTCTTTTTTTGTCTTTGTAGAGATATTTTTTGGCATTTTGATAATGAATGTAGGCTCTTTTTTTCGCTTCTACCTTAATCTCTTTTATCTTTTGTAATGGTATGGCAGGATAGCCTTCATAAAAGTTTACGAGTTCATAAGCCTTGATGGCATCATAATAATATCCATATTTGTAGTCTTCGTTTCCCATTTTTCGATGAAGACGAATCTCATTTTTAATAGATTTGTAGATAAGGCGTTTATCATGTGAATCAAGTTCCTTGACCTCTTTGTTAAGTTTTGTAATATGTATCTGTTTTTTTTGTACAACCGTAGTGTGCTTTTTTTCCAAAGGAACACAGGCAGTTAGAAATATCAATAAAAAAGCTGAAAAAAGAGTAAAGAGTTTCATCTTATGACACCTTGCTCTCAATTGAGTAGGCTGTGACGTGGTTTGTGATGCCTTTTAGAGATAACGGTTCAGTAAGCGTATAGTTACATTTGTATCCAGAGTGAGCAAACGTTTTTTTATCGATGATGATTTCACCGCCTTTTGCATAAGAACAGAGACGGGAAGTCATATTGACCGCTAGTCCTATTGCAGTATAATCCATATGATCATCATAACCGACATTACCAACAATAACCTGACCTTTAGATATTCCGATTCCGACCTGACAAGTGGTTTTATTTTCATTTTTTCGTAAAATATTCTCTTTTTGAATGGTCTGTTGGATTTCAATAGCAGATTGAAGTGCCCGTTGACTGGCGTCTTCTCCTGAAAATGAAGCCATTGTTTCATCACCTATAAATTTATCGATATCACCTTTGTTTTTCTTGATAATTTTCGCTTGAAGTGAAAAGTAAAAGTTGACGATTTCAATGACCTCTTGCGGTGTTTTTTTCTCATTTAAAGAGGTGAAGTCTCTAATATCACAGAATAAAAAGGTCATATTTCTGTACTCTCCGCCTAAGGCAGCCGGTTCGTGTGAAGATTTTTTAATCATATCTACCGTGGAGTTGGAAACGAACTTCTGGAGTTTATCTTTCTCTTTGAGCCAGTTTACCATTGTATTAAAGTGGTTTGCAAGATTTTGAATCTCATCGTTCGTATGAATGTCGAGATGGATGTCAAGATTACCTTTGGTGATTTCAGAAGATGCTTTTGTAATCTCTAAGATTGGTTTGGTGACGCGTGTTCCTATAAAATAGACATAGAGTGTCGAGAGGAGTAAAATGATAAAAGCAATAGTGTATATATAATTAAGAACCTGATCGATGATCTTCGAGATGGCTTTTTTGTCATAATAGAGCAAAGTAAAACCAAGAAGGATGTTTTCACCCTTGTACTTGTAGAGAATCGGGCGTATGAAGCGATAAGTTTCAATGGACTGTGTTGGAGTTTTTATAGTGTAAGTATCATAGGTAACATGCTCTGTTTTACAGTTCTGAAGGTATTTGAGAAGGCCTTTCTCAAGAGGGAGATCTTTTACTTTTTCCCCAAATCCTGAAATATATTGGAAGTAGTTTTTTTGACCATTTTTTTGTCTTTCATAAATAGATATGCCAAGCAGACCATCAATGTGTGATTCTTTAAGCCGTTCGATGGCATCGTTAAGACTGAGACGATTTTCATAGGTACGTTCTAAAAGTGCAAAAGAAGAAAAATCTGAGATACGTTCAATGGTCGTTGAACTGACCTCAAATGCTTTTTTTTCAATGTTTTCTTTTATAAATGGAATGATAAAGTAGTTTTGTACAGAGATAGCCAGAAAGATAGAGACAAATACAAAGCTGATAAGCTTTAATTTTAATCCGCCTCTGTATAATAACTCTTTAATAGTTTTTCGAATCATTCTATTATTTTACCTGAAAATTCTAAAGGAAAGTTATAAAGTGTATGATGTAGCAGTAATCGGGGCAGGAATAAACGGATGCAGTGTCGCTTATGAGTTCACACAGACCGGAAAAAATGTCATAGTTTTTGACAAAGAAGGTGTGGCTAGCGGCGGCAGTGGTGCTGCCGGTGCTTTCATCTCTCCGAAATTCTCTAGAGCAGGGGAACTTAAGGAGATTATAGAAGATGCTTTTGTCTACTCTATGGAGTATTATGAAAAAAACTTTCAAAACTTTTTTACAAAAGCACAACTGCTGCATATTGCTAAAGATGAAGTAGAAGAAGAAACATTGAAAATTTTTAAAGAAAAAACATCGCTTCCTTTAAAAATTCCCGAACAAAAAGTTTTGGACTCTCTCACGCAGAGTGCACGAGTTAGAGAATATGTTTCTTTGGATGCAGGTGTAGTTGCCGCTAAAGGTGTTTGCCAGAAGATGATAGCTGCTGCAAAGTTCGTTACATTGCATGTAGAAGATTTAGTCTGGGAAGATGGGTACTGGCTCATCAATGAAACATATGCCGCACGTGAGGTTGTCTTGGCGACAGGAGCATACAAAACTATCATAAATGAGCCATATATCGGTCTGCGTGGGGTATGGGGACATAGAATAGATGTTAAAAGTACGTTTGAAAATCCCTACTCAATTCATCAGTTCGTTTCAATCTCACCAACGAATCAAGGCATAACTGCGATTGGTGCGACACATAATGTTCACTATCATCCAGAGATAAACAAAGAACCGTATGATGTAAAGCAGGGCAGAGAGGAACTGCTTGAAAAAGCTTCACGCACAGTGAAGATCGATGATGTTGAAATAGTGAAAGATTACATGGGACTGCGTTCGGGTTCGCATGACTATATGCCGCTTGTCGGTCCACTTGTACTCTCACGTGAGACATTGGAGTGCTGTGAAAAGAAGATCCGCGTAAAGAGACCGGATTTTGAAAATTTTCTCTACTATCCGCATCTTACAATGATAAACGGCAGTGGAGGTTACGGTTTTGTTCTTGCCCCTTATCTGGCAAAAATATTAAAAGATTACATCGTAAGTGACAAACACATAAGCCAAAGAATAGTCCCTGCAAGATTCTTTGCCCGTTGGGCGAAAAAAAAGATTTGAGGATAGGAAGGTAAGCTTTTAAGAGATCTTAACTATCTGTGGTGGGATTGTCTTAAAAACTTCCTTGATCCCATTGGCTCTTATTTGGCGCATTTTTCCTGTGGCAAACGGGGAGAGAAAGTAGGCGATTTCTTTACATTCTTCGGCATCGTAGTTGTTGTCATGCATAAAGACGACTGTTTTATCAAGCTTGTTGACGTGCTCGCTGAGTGCTCTTGCATATGCGATGATGTTTTTGTGGTGCCTGTCATATTTGTGACCCATACCAAAAAAGACAAATTTTCCGGTAAGACGAATATTTGGAATGTCGATGTAATTGAGATGACGGTCATAACGAGTCAGCTGCGTTGAAGTGAATTTGTCTAAATCGGCATCAAACTCTTCTAGAATAGGTGTGGGTTCTATATTTTCACGATTATAGTTAAAGAGGTAGCGAATCTCAACTAGTTTGCCTTTATAGTGCTCTTTTAATGCGGCATTGAGGACATACATGCGGGGTGTTTCCTGAATGGTGACATACTCGTCATATTTGTCAAATCCCTCATCTTGTAAAAAGCGGCTCATCTTATAACCTGTCGGTGTCTCTTCAGGATTGTACAAAAAGATAGTTCCTACTACATGTTTGCGCTTTTTTTTGAGCATATTTTCAAGGTCGGCTACGCTGATCTTTTCATCTTCGTTTTCATTAATGTAGATATATTGTTCTACGAGATAATCCATATCGAAATTTGTTGAGAATTTTCCAAATACTTGCATATAATAAACCTTTTAATTTTGCGAATTATACTATAATTATCAACATGATTTATATAGCTTTTATGATTTTTACACTCTTGGTTCTTATTTTTGTCTTTTACCAGTGGCAGTATTTTATGATCTTTTCTCCTCTGTATTACAGAGAAGAGCCTTTATGTGAGTTCTGCACGCCGTTGAGTATTGTAACAGATGACGGAATTGAGCTTGAAGGTGTCATTTATGAACCGACAGAGTACAAAAACAGGCTTCTTGTTTTTGTAGGACGTAGTCATGATGCAGTTGCACTTATCAATAGGTTTGCAAAGCTCTATCCAAATACGCAGATCATCACTTTCAATTATCGCTCTTACGGCAAAAGCGATGGTGTGGCAAGTGAGAAAAACTTTTTGAGCGACGGTGTGAAGATAGCTGAGCTTGTGCAAAAGAACTACGGAGATTTTTATCTGCTTGGCTTTTCCATAGGTTCAAGTGTTGCTGCTTATGTCGCTACAAAGGTAAAAGTAAAAGGTCTTTTTTTGATTGGTGCCTTTGATTCTATAGCATCACTGACAAAAAGTAAATTTGGCATTAACCTCAAACCTGTGTTAAGATACTGCTTCAATACAAAAAAATTTATACAACAGGTAGATGTGCCGACATATCTTTTCGTCAGTCGTGATGATGAAATAATCTATATAGAAAATGCAAGAGCACTGAAAAAAGCTGTGCTGAATCTTGCTTACTATGTCGAGTTTGACAATTTGCATCATAAAGAGTTGCTGTGGGATGAACGTGTTGTGAAAAAAATAAAAGAGGTGATTGCGTGAGTGAGTTGGGATTTTTACTGAAAAAATTTATATCTTTTTTCCTTGAACCAGTTGGTTTGATTTTAACATTGTTGGCTCTTGGGATCTACTACTTTTATGCGAAAAATGAAAACAGAGCCGAGAAGTTCTTTCTTGCATCCTTTTTTCTGCTTCTGCTTTTTGCATATCCACCGTTTGCAAACTATCTTGTATCTGGGCTGGAAAATCAATATGCAAAATATGATTATAAACAGAGTGCTGCTTACATTCATGTACTCGGAAACGGACACGACACAGATCCGTCACAGCCTATCTCTTCACAGATCTCTGATGCAGGAATCAAGAGAGTTGTTGAAGGTATAATCATTCACAACCATATGTCTGATTCCAAAATTATATTTACAGGTTATGAAGGAAAAACAGATATCAGCAATGCACAGATGAATGCACGACTTGCCAGAGAGTTAAATGTCTCACGCAGTGATATTCTCATCAATCCGCTGCCAAAAGATACAAAGGAAGAAGCACTTTTTACCAAAATGGTTGTCGGAGATAAGCCGTTCGTGCTTGTGACATCGGCTTCGCATATGCCAAGAGCGATGATGCTGTTTGAATCACTCGGTATGCATCCAATTGCTGCACCGACAAGTTTTTATAAACAAGAGTTTCAAGGTTATTTGCGTGCACCGAGCGCACATGCACTTTTTGTCTCTACCCTTGCTATCCATGAATACATTGGAATAGCATGGGCAAAGGTGAAGTATTTGCTCAGAGGAGTTTTTTCATAAGTTCGATGTGGTAACTCTCTTGATAATTGATAAAATTGAAGAATTTTGAGAGCTTTTCATCCTTGATGGCATCACTGAGCTCTTTACACATCTCTTTTGCAGCTTCTTCTTCGGCAATACCGTCTTTGACGAACTTGTCCAGGTCTTTGACGACATAGGTCATTTCATGCAGCTCACGCGGCAGTGCCAAAATGCCAAGTCGTGCCATCATATTGCCAAATGATTTCAAGTGAAAGTGTGATTCATCTACAAGGTCCTGAAATACGTTGAAATGCAATACATTGTCAGTTCGTGCCTGCATATAGGCATAAACAAGAATAAGTTCATACTCTTTGTATGACTCTTCAAACAAAAAGAGTGTCAAGGCATCAATTTGAGCCTGATCGAGATCTTCCCATTTGCGCTGCATATTAAAGGCAGTTACCTCAGCGTCATTTGTTTTGTCAGATAGAAGTTCCGAGATGTATTGCAAAAGATAGGCATCATCTGTTGTCATACGTTCACCCAAGATACTTTCAGGGTAAATTTTGCCGGCAGACTCGAGCGTGTTTTTAAGAGCCGCCAAGATATCAAAATTGCTTTCTCTTTTGAAAAGCTGCATATCTCTGTCGTAGTTGTAATCATCGCCATTTTCTAAAATCGACTCTCCAAGCCATTTCATATGTCGAAAAGCGATCTGAGAAAAATCATAGAGACGTGACTTAATGGCTTCATCATTGATGGCAAAAGATGCAAAGAGGATCTCAAGCCACAGCTCATGTTTTGTTTGATATAGTCTATTTTTCATCATTTTCTCCTTCTTGTTCGGGAATTTCGCAGCTCTCTTTCATTTTAAGTACATGGAGTTCTTCATCCGCACCATTGTCTCTGTTTTCTTTGTTTTTCAAAGAAGCTATAAATGCCGTAAATACAATGTCGGCACAGACTTGCTGTTTAGGAGAGAGTTTTCCAAGTTTTTCATGCATTTTTTGCACTG
Proteins encoded in this window:
- a CDS encoding tetratricopeptide repeat protein is translated as MKLFTLFSAFLLIFLTACVPLEKKHTTVVQKKQIHITKLNKEVKELDSHDKRLIYKSIKNEIRLHRKMGNEDYKYGYYYDAIKAYELVNFYEGYPAIPLQKIKEIKVEAKKRAYIHYQNAKKYLYKDKKRALIELNSVMMNNPEYKNTQELYSKLRNDRAMRIYIHSLENSLETKLINNKGSYQELKAIKNSLNNLAKYDYKNTSLQKARELLREQKEILLKNAIAIYKKGNLKQAKQKFLEILSIYPDDVTAEKYMQRIAFKQSKKHNLAMAQKALKQNNYLESIDYAKKVLQLESQNRQAKQIIAKANKRAKEAVNRLVNEGKRYYNSKNLDQAKQCFEKALKIDKTNNTSLIYHKKIQRQLRTIKSLQ
- a CDS encoding adenylate/guanylate cyclase domain-containing protein; translated protein: MIRKTIKELLYRGGLKLKLISFVFVSIFLAISVQNYFIIPFIKENIEKKAFEVSSTTIERISDFSSFALLERTYENRLSLNDAIERLKESHIDGLLGISIYERQKNGQKNYFQYISGFGEKVKDLPLEKGLLKYLQNCKTEHVTYDTYTIKTPTQSIETYRFIRPILYKYKGENILLGFTLLYYDKKAISKIIDQVLNYIYTIAFIILLLSTLYVYFIGTRVTKPILEITKASSEITKGNLDIHLDIHTNDEIQNLANHFNTMVNWLKEKDKLQKFVSNSTVDMIKKSSHEPAALGGEYRNMTFLFCDIRDFTSLNEKKTPQEVIEIVNFYFSLQAKIIKKNKGDIDKFIGDETMASFSGEDASQRALQSAIEIQQTIQKENILRKNENKTTCQVGIGISKGQVIVGNVGYDDHMDYTAIGLAVNMTSRLCSYAKGGEIIIDKKTFAHSGYKCNYTLTEPLSLKGITNHVTAYSIESKVS
- a CDS encoding NAD(P)/FAD-dependent oxidoreductase, producing MYDVAVIGAGINGCSVAYEFTQTGKNVIVFDKEGVASGGSGAAGAFISPKFSRAGELKEIIEDAFVYSMEYYEKNFQNFFTKAQLLHIAKDEVEEETLKIFKEKTSLPLKIPEQKVLDSLTQSARVREYVSLDAGVVAAKGVCQKMIAAAKFVTLHVEDLVWEDGYWLINETYAAREVVLATGAYKTIINEPYIGLRGVWGHRIDVKSTFENPYSIHQFVSISPTNQGITAIGATHNVHYHPEINKEPYDVKQGREELLEKASRTVKIDDVEIVKDYMGLRSGSHDYMPLVGPLVLSRETLECCEKKIRVKRPDFENFLYYPHLTMINGSGGYGFVLAPYLAKILKDYIVSDKHISQRIVPARFFARWAKKKI
- a CDS encoding alpha/beta hydrolase, whose product is MIYIAFMIFTLLVLIFVFYQWQYFMIFSPLYYREEPLCEFCTPLSIVTDDGIELEGVIYEPTEYKNRLLVFVGRSHDAVALINRFAKLYPNTQIITFNYRSYGKSDGVASEKNFLSDGVKIAELVQKNYGDFYLLGFSIGSSVAAYVATKVKVKGLFLIGAFDSIASLTKSKFGINLKPVLRYCFNTKKFIQQVDVPTYLFVSRDDEIIYIENARALKKAVLNLAYYVEFDNLHHKELLWDERVVKKIKEVIA
- a CDS encoding ElyC/SanA/YdcF family protein, with product MSELGFLLKKFISFFLEPVGLILTLLALGIYYFYAKNENRAEKFFLASFFLLLLFAYPPFANYLVSGLENQYAKYDYKQSAAYIHVLGNGHDTDPSQPISSQISDAGIKRVVEGIIIHNHMSDSKIIFTGYEGKTDISNAQMNARLARELNVSRSDILINPLPKDTKEEALFTKMVVGDKPFVLVTSASHMPRAMMLFESLGMHPIAAPTSFYKQEFQGYLRAPSAHALFVSTLAIHEYIGIAWAKVKYLLRGVFS
- a CDS encoding iron-binding protein, giving the protein MKNRLYQTKHELWLEILFASFAINDEAIKSRLYDFSQIAFRHMKWLGESILENGDDYNYDRDMQLFKRESNFDILAALKNTLESAGKIYPESILGERMTTDDAYLLQYISELLSDKTNDAEVTAFNMQRKWEDLDQAQIDALTLFLFEESYKEYELILVYAYMQARTDNVLHFNVFQDLVDESHFHLKSFGNMMARLGILALPRELHEMTYVVKDLDKFVKDGIAEEEAAKEMCKELSDAIKDEKLSKFFNFINYQESYHIELMKKLL